cattataaaaacagatccaagcctccatgagcccatgtacattttcctttccatgctgGCTGTCACAGACCTTGGCTTATCAATATCCACCATGCCGACGACACTGGGTATGTTCTTATTTAACTCAAGGGAGATCAGCCTCAGTGCCTGTTTTGCCCAACTGTTCTTCATCCACTCATTTGCATTCACTGAATCCTCCGTGCTGTTGTTGATGGCCTATGACCGCTTTCTCGCGATCTGTATGCCATTGAGATATGCTTCCATCTTAACCCCGTCAAGAATAGCCAAGATGGGACTGGTGTTTGTGCTAAGAGGGGTGGCTGTAGTATTCCCACTCCCCTTTCTCCTAAAACACTACCGATACTGTCAAGccaatgtcctctcccattcctactgcctAAACCAGGAGGTCATGAAGACGGCTTGTTCAGATATCACAGTCAGCAGCATCTATGGCTTGTTTGTTACAGTCTCCACAGTGGGGCTGGACTCGCTGCTCATCCTCCTCTCTTACgtgatgatcctcaaaacagtgctgagcattGCATCCCATGCGGAGCGCCTCAGAGCCCTGAGCACCTGCATCTCCCACCTCTGCGCTTTCCTGCTCTTCTACATGCCAATGGTCGGCTTGTCTGTCATACACAGATTCGTGAAGAACTCTTCTCCCTTGCTTGTGATTCTCATTGGCTACCTCTACCTAGTGATCTCACCCGTGATGAACCCAATCGTGTACAgcgtgaaaagcaaacaccttcgtgCGAGGATCATCAGGGTGTTTGTGAAGTGAAGAGTCACCACCCGGGTCCAGTGCTGGTGACATGGGAGATGAAAAATATGAGCCAGCTATTACATCCTGGACCCTTATATCAAGACAACATGAGCTATTGATCTCCACTATGTAGAGAAAGGTTCTGACAGAATCTAAGGCctggagcagtggaagaggggcTGGTGAGGGAGGACTGtgaactgggggaaggagaccaagggTGGCAGAGCCTGTGTTATAGAAAAGACTGAATTAATGTGACCCCACAAAGGGGGCTCTTGTTTTAAGTATCCCAGACTGAGAGTAAGTCATTGCAAGGACCTTAGAGGGAAGGGCATGGTGGCTGCAGGGCTACCtcaggccacaagggggcactctGGGGCAATCCCCATCGGCAGTGACTTGGCCAGAATGCACTGTGCTCTTGGAAGCCTGTCTAACTTAGCTTGTAGTGATATGTGAGATAGATGAGTGTAGACGTGTGACAGCTGCctgttattttaaaaccattttctcCAATGCTTTGCGCTGTTTGCTAATAAAACTATTA
The DNA window shown above is from Trachemys scripta elegans isolate TJP31775 chromosome 1, CAS_Tse_1.0, whole genome shotgun sequence and carries:
- the LOC117872502 gene encoding olfactory receptor 51G2-like, giving the protein MSAVNDTKLKFAVFLLTGIPGQEDVHLWISIPFCLMYVISIVGNSIILFIIKTDPSLHEPMYIFLSMLAVTDLGLSISTMPTTLGMFLFNSREISLSACFAQLFFIHSFAFTESSVLLLMAYDRFLAICMPLRYASILTPSRIAKMGLVFVLRGVAVVFPLPFLLKHYRYCQANVLSHSYCLNQEVMKTACSDITVSSIYGLFVTVSTVGLDSLLILLSYVMILKTVLSIASHAERLRALSTCISHLCAFLLFYMPMVGLSVIHRFVKNSSPLLVILIGYLYLVISPVMNPIVYSVKSKHLRARIIRVFVK